The stretch of DNA TTCATCCTGCTGTCGCCTGCGCCTTTTCCAGCGCGGTTTTGGAGTGCTGTTCCGGGACGGGCGCGGGGTATGTCCCGGAGAAGCACCCCGTGCAGTAATCGCCCGGCTGGTCGAACGCGGCGAACAGGCCCTCCAGCCGGAGGAAGGCCAGGCTGTCCGCGCCGACGAACTGACGGATTTCCTCGATCGTGTGCTGCGCCGCCGCCAGGTCCTTGCGCGACGGGAAATCGATGCCGAAGTAGCAGGGATGCCGGATCGGCGGGCAGGCGATGCGCAGATGGATCTCCCTGGCCCCGGCCTTCCGCAGGGCGGCGATCCGCCGCCGCGAGGTGTTGCCGCGGACGATGGAATCGTCCACCACCACGAGGCGCCGGTCCCGGACCACGCCGGGGACCACGGCCAGCTTCAGGTCCACCTGGTCCGCCCGCTGTTCCATTTCCGGCATGATGAACGTCCGCCCGATGTAGTGGTTGCGGATGAAGCCGTAGTCCATGGGCAGGCCGCTCTCCTGCGAGTAGCCGAGCGCGGCCGAACTGCCGCTGTCGGGCACGGGCATCACGAGGTCCGCCTCGACGGGGTGTTCGCGGGCGAGCTGGCGGCCGAGTTCCAGGCGCGTCTCGTGGACGCTCTGCCCGAATACCAGGCTGTCCGGCCGCGCGAAGTACACGTGCTCGAAGATGCATTGCCCCAGCGGCCCGCTCACCGGTTCGCAGAACGTGCTGCTGCGGAACCCCTTCGCGTCCGCGCTCACGAGCTCGCCGGGCAGCACGTCGCGCTCGAACGTCGCGCCCACCTGCTCCAGGGCGCACGTCTCGCTGGCGAAGACATATCCGCCCCCGAGCCGGCCGATGGAAAGCGGGCGGAATCCGTAGCGGTCTCGCGCGGCCATCACCGAGTCGCGGGTCATCAGGAGGAACGAGAAGGCCCCCTGGAGTTCCGCCAGCGCCCGCTCCACGCGCCGCGGCCGGCCGCGGTACGCGGGGTCGGCCAGCAGGTGCATCAGGATCTCGCTGTCCGTGCTCGTCTGGAAGATCGCCCCGGCCTCCTGGTACGAACGGCGCATCGCCTGGGAATTGGTCAGGTTGCCGTTGTGCGCCAGCGCCCACAGGCCGTCCACGCATTCGAACACGATCGGCTGCACGTTCTGCGGGCGGGACGAGCCGGTGGTCGAGTAGCGCACGTGACCGATCCCCAGGTGGCCGCGCAGTTCCGCGGGCTGCCGTGTCGCGAAGACCTCCGAAAGCAGGCCCATGCCCTTGATCGAGCGGACCTTCTCGCCGTCGCTCGCGACGATCCCCGCGCCCTCCTGGCCCCGGTGCTGCAGCGCGAAGAGCCCGGCGTAGATCGCCTTCGCGGCGTCCGGCACGCCGAACGCGCCGAACACGCCGCACGCCTCGCGCGGCTCCGCCGGCCCGGGGCTGTCGCCCCGCTGCTGCAGGTTCCTGTCCATCTCATTCTCTTCAGCTAGAACCATTCCACTTTCCAGGCGGTCCGCGAAATCACGAGCAAAATATAAAAATTCAATTCGCGGACTTCATGAATCATACTTTTTTGTATGGCCATCGCGGATTCGTGCTACAAAAATGTAATTCGGTCCGATGGCTCTGTATAGCACCTTGCCGGCGGGTTCGTCAAACGGGGGCCGCCGGAAGCGGGGCGTTGACTCGCGGGGCGGGGCGGGGATAATGAAAACAGGTTTAACGGAGGAGGGTTCCATGAAGAAATTCGGGATGGTCGTGCTGGGGATCGTGGTGGTGATCGGCGTCCTGATCGCCCTGTTGCTGGTCGCGACGAGCGGCCTGCCGAAGGCGGCGGACGAGTTCTTCTCTCTCATCGAGCAGGGGAAGATCGGGGAGGCCTATCTCGCGACGGCCGCGGAGTTCCGCGCGGCGACGAGCGAGGGGGAATTCGCGGCGTTCCTCCGGGACAGCGCGCTCGGCGGCTACGCGAGCGCCTCCTGGTCGACCCGCAGCATCGAGAACAACCGGGGCCAGCTCAAGGGCACCGTCACGACCCGCGACGGGGGACAGATTCCCCTGGAGATGGACCTGGTGAAGGAGGGCGACGCGTGGAAGATCCTGGCCGTGCGCAAGGCCGCCGCGGGGCTCCTCCCGGGTGGCGCCTCGACCGTCGAGATCCCCCCGGACGCCGAACTCCAGCGCCTCACCTCGGAGGCCATCGCGAAACTGGCCGACGCGATTCAACGCAACGACTTCGGCGACTTCCATGGCTCCGTCTCCCGGCTCTGGCAGGGTCAGATCACCGCCGACGAATTGAAGAACATCTTCGCGTCGTTTGTGGAGCAGGGCATCGACCTGGCCCCGTTGAGCGGGCTCACCCCCGTTTTCAGCCAGAAACCGGCCGTGGACGAGGACGGCGTGCTGCTGCTCGAAGGCTACTACCCGGACGGGGAGAACCAGGTCTTCTTCCGCCTGAAGTACATCTACGAACACCCGCAGTGGAAACTACTGGGGATCAACGTCAAGTTGTGACCGCCCGCCTCGGCATACTGGGCGGGACGTTCAACCCGGTGCATCTCGGCCACCTGATGATGGCCCAGGACGCCCTGGAACGGTTCCGCCTGGACCGCGTCGTCTTCATGCCCTGCGCCCGCCCGCCGCACAAGGCCGCGCGGGACCTGGCGTCGGACACCGACCGGCTGGCGATGCTGCGCCTGGCCGTGCGGGGCGATCCCCGGTTCGCCGTGTCCGACCTGGAGATCCGGCGGGGCGGGATTTCCTACACGATCGAAACGATCCGGGCGCTTCAGCGCCGCCGCCCGGGCGTACGCTGGCATTTCATCATCGGGTCGGATTCGCTTTTCGAGCTGCACAGCTGGCGGGAGATCGGCGAGCTGCTGCGCCGCTGCGCGTTCCTCACGCTGGAGCGTCCCGGCTATTCCCCCGCGCGGATGACCGCGCGGCGCCTGCGCCTGCCGGAGCCCTGGCCGGAACGGCTGGCCCGGAACGTGTTCCGCGGCCACGTGATGGATATCTCCTCCACGGAGGTGCGCGCCCGCGCGGCGGCGGGCGCGAGCATTCGATTCCTTGTCACCCCGGCCGTGGCCGGGTATATTCGGCGCAGGAAACTGTACCGGTAGGGAGAACGAACGATCGAACCGCTCGAGCTAGCCAAAACGGCCCGCGAAGTCCTGTCCGCCCGGAAGGGCGAGGATCCCGTCCTGCTGGACATGCGCGGGCTTTCCGGGGTGACGGATTTCTACCTGGTGGTGACCGGCCTCAACCCGCCGCACCTGAAGGCCCTCGCGGATGAACTGGAAAGGACGCTGGCCCGGAGCGGCGTGCGCTGCTTCCGCCGCGCGGGCGCGCCGGAGAGCGGGTGGGTGGTCGCCGATTACCTCGACACGGTGATCCACCTGTTCTCGCCCGCGGCGCGGGACTATTACGCGCTGGAAAAGCTCTGGGGCGACGCCCCGCGGATCCGGTAACGGCTACCACTTCAGCGATTCGTCCGCGGTCAATTCCTGCAGGCGGCGCTCGATGATCTCCTCCCGGCTCGCCCGCCGGCTCTCCAGCATTCCCTGCAATCGGGTCATCTCGGCCTGTATCCGCTGGATGTGCTCCCTCCGGCGCTGTTCCCGGGCGTCGAAGAGCTCGCCCAGCCGCGCCTTCAGGTCGGCCCGGATCTGTTCGCGCTGCGCCGGGTCGCTCGCGGTCCGGAATTCCCGGGCCAGTTTCGCGATTTCGCCCTGGCCCGCCTGGACCGGCCCCTCGTCGTGCGGCGGAGGCGGGCCTTCCGGCCGGAGCGCCCGCCCGAGGGCGAGCAGGATGTCGGCGCGCTCCTCCTCCGGCAGGGATTCCAGAAAGGCTTGCAGCCGGGGATGGGCCTGCAGGGCCTTTTGGAGGCGCTCGCGGCCCAGTCGTCCGGCCAGCTCGCGGCGAAAGCCTTCCGGGTCGCGGTGCCGCATGTCCTGGTAGCGTCTGTACTCTTCCGGGTTTCGCCTTTCCAGCCGTTCCATCCACCGGTCCACGGGGCGGCCTTCAGCGGGTGGGGGCGGCGGGGCCAGCTCCCCGGGCGGCGGTTCTTCCATGGCCGGCGGCGGGAGTTCCTCGTCCGGCTCCTGGGCCCCGGCGCTCCCGGCGAGGGCGAGGAATCCGAGCATCAGGCCGAGGGCCATTCGCGGATAAAGGGCCTTCATATTTGTTCTCCTTCCAGCGCCAGTAATTGCTGTGCGATCGAATTGACATCCTCCGGCTCGGTTGCGGCGGTGTCGGTCCAATCCAGTTCCGTCTCTTCCAGCCAGGCATCCAGCGTGGCCAGCCGGTCGTCCAGGTTGGCGTCCCAGGCCAGCGCGGCGTCCGGCGCGACGCGGGCGATTTCCGCCGGCTTCCGGAACGGCTTCATGACCAGCACGAAGGCCAGGGCCAGGAACACGCTCAACGTCCCGTACGCCAGGGCCGGGTGCCACGGGAAGGCGGGCAGGCGGGCGCGACGGGGCTCGGCGTCCGTCACGCGCGCCGGCAGCGGCGCCGAGTACCCCTCGGCCCAGGGCACCCGGCGGACGGCGTTCGTCAGGCCGGCCAGCCCGCGGCGGAATGCGGCGCAGTCCACGCAATGCGCCAGGTGCGCCGCCAGGCGGCGCCGGCGCCACCCGGACAGCTCTCCGGACTGCTCCAGCAGAACGAAGTTTTTTGCGTTTTCACAATTCATGTTCATCCTCCCACCCATACCGCATAATCATTCCTTAAATCGTTCCTCAATTTAGCCAGCGCGTAGTGCATGCGCGCGAGCGCCGTGTTGATGGAGACCCTCTGGAGCCTCGCGATTTCCCGGAACGGCACCTCGCCCTCGATCCTCATCAGAAACACCTCCCGCTGCTCGGCGGGCAGTTGCCCTATGGCGCGGCGGAGACGCTCGCCGAGATCCCGCCCGGCGGTTTCGCCGGCCGGGGACAGCCCCGGGGCCGCCAGCCGGTCCGCGAGCGGCAGGGCGCCCAGTTCCCCGGCCGCGAGAGGTTGATTCAACGATTCCATGGGTTTTTTCGCGCGCGCGCGGTCGATCACCAGGTTGCGGGCGACCCGGAACAGCCAGCTCGAAAGCCGCCGCCCGTCCAGGCGGTCGAGGTGCCGCAGCGTTCGATGCCACGTCTCCTGGAAGATCTCCTCCGCGTCGTCGCGCCCCTCCGTCATGTTGAGAATGAACCCGTAGAGCGGGCGCCGGAAGTGCTCCACGAGCCGGTCCAGGGCCGCCCGGCGGCCTTGCCGGAACTCGTCGAGCCACGCCGCCGCCTGCTCGTTCTGAATGTCATATTCCGACGCCATGCGTCTTCTTATACCATAATACGGCCCCGAACCTAATTTAGTGTATAAAAAGCCAATTTAGTTTGACAATATAGGTTCAGCGGGGTTTAGTACGAACCTAACATCCTGGTTCGGATGATTAAGGAGAAAAGGGAAATGGCACGAGTGGCATTGAAGCAGTTGAGCGTCGCCCAGTTGCAGAAGGAGCTGGCTCGCCGGCAGAAGGCGCTGCCCCGCCTGCAGAAGAAACAGAAGCAGTTGAAGGCCGCCCTGGCCGAAATTGAACAGGCCATGGCGGACCTGGGCATTGCGGCCCCGGCCCCGCGCAAAGCGGTCCGGAAAATCAAGGCCCGCCGCGGCCGTCCGGCCAAGCGGGGCCGCCCGGCCAAGCGGGGGCGTCCGGCGAAGCGCGGCCGCCCGGCCGGCAAGGCGCGCCGGGTCAAGAACGCCCAGTCGCTGGGC from Kiritimatiellia bacterium encodes:
- a CDS encoding amidophosphoribosyltransferase — its product is MDRNLQQRGDSPGPAEPREACGVFGAFGVPDAAKAIYAGLFALQHRGQEGAGIVASDGEKVRSIKGMGLLSEVFATRQPAELRGHLGIGHVRYSTTGSSRPQNVQPIVFECVDGLWALAHNGNLTNSQAMRRSYQEAGAIFQTSTDSEILMHLLADPAYRGRPRRVERALAELQGAFSFLLMTRDSVMAARDRYGFRPLSIGRLGGGYVFASETCALEQVGATFERDVLPGELVSADAKGFRSSTFCEPVSGPLGQCIFEHVYFARPDSLVFGQSVHETRLELGRQLAREHPVEADLVMPVPDSGSSAALGYSQESGLPMDYGFIRNHYIGRTFIMPEMEQRADQVDLKLAVVPGVVRDRRLVVVDDSIVRGNTSRRRIAALRKAGAREIHLRIACPPIRHPCYFGIDFPSRKDLAAAQHTIEEIRQFVGADSLAFLRLEGLFAAFDQPGDYCTGCFSGTYPAPVPEQHSKTALEKAQATAG
- the nadD gene encoding nicotinate-nucleotide adenylyltransferase, with the protein product MTARLGILGGTFNPVHLGHLMMAQDALERFRLDRVVFMPCARPPHKAARDLASDTDRLAMLRLAVRGDPRFAVSDLEIRRGGISYTIETIRALQRRRPGVRWHFIIGSDSLFELHSWREIGELLRRCAFLTLERPGYSPARMTARRLRLPEPWPERLARNVFRGHVMDISSTEVRARAAAGASIRFLVTPAVAGYIRRRKLYR
- the rsfS gene encoding ribosome silencing factor — protein: MEPLELAKTAREVLSARKGEDPVLLDMRGLSGVTDFYLVVTGLNPPHLKALADELERTLARSGVRCFRRAGAPESGWVVADYLDTVIHLFSPAARDYYALEKLWGDAPRIR
- a CDS encoding zf-HC2 domain-containing protein — translated: MNCENAKNFVLLEQSGELSGWRRRRLAAHLAHCVDCAAFRRGLAGLTNAVRRVPWAEGYSAPLPARVTDAEPRRARLPAFPWHPALAYGTLSVFLALAFVLVMKPFRKPAEIARVAPDAALAWDANLDDRLATLDAWLEETELDWTDTAATEPEDVNSIAQQLLALEGEQI
- a CDS encoding sigma-70 family RNA polymerase sigma factor, whose amino-acid sequence is MASEYDIQNEQAAAWLDEFRQGRRAALDRLVEHFRRPLYGFILNMTEGRDDAEEIFQETWHRTLRHLDRLDGRRLSSWLFRVARNLVIDRARAKKPMESLNQPLAAGELGALPLADRLAAPGLSPAGETAGRDLGERLRRAIGQLPAEQREVFLMRIEGEVPFREIARLQRVSINTALARMHYALAKLRNDLRNDYAVWVGG